A single window of Streptomyces griseoviridis DNA harbors:
- a CDS encoding ABC transporter substrate-binding protein codes for MRTSTRRSHRLMALAAVAALTTGLLAGCASDSDDGSSNSNDSGGNAKGKTTLTIGTFGVFGYKQAGLYDDYMKQHPDITIKENVTTRTDVYWPKVLTRLQAGSGTDDIQAIEVGNITEAVQTQAQKFVDLGKDVDKSQWLDWKNAQATTKDGKLIGLGTDIGPMAICYRKDLFKKAGLETDRTKLAEQWKGDWAKYVDLGKQYMKKAPSGTKFVDSASSVYNAALGGESQTYYDKDGNVVWDKSAGVKKSWNVAMSVATSNMSAKLKQFDKPWDQGFANASFATVACPAWMIGYIEQKSGDSGKGNWDVAAAPTAANWGGSFIGVPTAGKHQKEAVALAKWLTAPEQQAKVFAKQASFPSTPAAYSSLKPATETTSYFSDAPITQIFSDSAKTIPSQFHGAKDQPIGTAITDVGILQVEQKGKTPAQGWDAAGKEIKDVLGQ; via the coding sequence GACAGCGGCGGCAACGCCAAGGGCAAAACCACACTCACCATCGGCACCTTCGGTGTGTTCGGCTACAAGCAGGCCGGTCTCTACGACGACTACATGAAGCAGCACCCCGACATCACCATCAAGGAGAACGTCACCACCCGTACCGACGTGTACTGGCCGAAGGTGCTCACCCGCCTCCAGGCCGGCTCCGGCACCGACGACATCCAGGCGATCGAGGTCGGCAACATCACCGAGGCCGTCCAGACGCAGGCGCAGAAGTTCGTCGACCTGGGCAAGGACGTCGACAAGTCGCAGTGGCTGGACTGGAAGAACGCCCAGGCCACCACCAAGGACGGCAAGCTGATCGGGCTCGGCACCGACATCGGTCCGATGGCGATCTGCTACCGCAAGGACCTCTTCAAGAAGGCCGGCCTGGAGACGGACCGCACCAAGCTCGCCGAGCAGTGGAAGGGCGACTGGGCCAAGTACGTCGACCTGGGCAAGCAGTACATGAAGAAGGCGCCGAGCGGCACCAAGTTCGTGGACTCCGCGTCGTCGGTCTACAACGCGGCCCTGGGCGGCGAGAGCCAGACGTACTACGACAAGGACGGCAACGTCGTCTGGGACAAGTCCGCGGGCGTCAAGAAGTCCTGGAACGTCGCGATGTCGGTGGCGACCAGCAACATGTCGGCGAAGCTGAAGCAGTTCGACAAGCCGTGGGACCAGGGCTTCGCCAACGCCTCGTTCGCCACGGTGGCCTGCCCGGCGTGGATGATCGGCTACATCGAGCAGAAGTCCGGTGACTCGGGCAAGGGCAACTGGGACGTGGCGGCGGCGCCGACCGCGGCCAACTGGGGCGGCTCCTTCATCGGCGTGCCGACGGCGGGCAAGCACCAGAAGGAGGCCGTCGCCCTGGCGAAGTGGCTGACCGCGCCCGAGCAGCAGGCGAAGGTCTTCGCGAAGCAGGCCAGCTTCCCGTCGACCCCGGCCGCCTACTCAAGCCTGAAGCCGGCCACCGAGACCACGTCGTACTTCTCCGACGCCCCGATCACCCAGATCTTCTCCGACTCGGCGAAGACGATCCCGTCGCAGTTCCACGGCGCCAAGGACCAGCCGATCGGCACCGCGATCACGGACGTCGGCATCCTCCAGGTGGAGCAGAAGGGCAAGACCCCGGCCCAGGGCTGGGACGCGGCCGGCAAGGAGATCAAGGACGTGCTCGGCCAGTGA
- a CDS encoding carbohydrate ABC transporter permease: MTSSKQALADPASSAEAASGSQPGAARGARGRGTPAQGPDSWRSRFYRWDMKASPYVFIAPFFIIFGAFSLIPLLYTAWYSLHNVQLSALDHQTWAGLDNYRNLLSSDFFWNALKNTFTIGVLATVPQLMAALWLAHLLNYHLRGSTVWRVVMLTPYATSVAAATLVFTLLYSWDGGMVNWFLDFFGIDAINWRESDVGSQFAVSSIVIWRWTGYNALIYLAAMQAIPSDLYESAAIDGANRWQQFLHVTVPQLRPTILFTVVVSTIGATQLFGEPLLFGGVSGSKGGSEHQYQTLGLYMYDQGWIIGNLGKASAIAWSMFLILLIVAVINLLLTRRLRKSQ, from the coding sequence GTGACCAGCTCCAAGCAGGCTCTCGCGGATCCCGCGTCGAGTGCCGAGGCCGCGTCCGGCTCCCAGCCGGGCGCGGCCCGGGGCGCTCGCGGTCGCGGTACGCCGGCCCAGGGCCCCGACTCCTGGCGCAGCCGGTTCTACCGCTGGGACATGAAGGCGTCGCCCTATGTCTTCATCGCCCCCTTCTTCATCATCTTCGGCGCGTTCTCGCTGATCCCGCTCCTCTACACGGCCTGGTACTCGCTGCACAACGTGCAGCTGTCCGCGCTGGACCACCAGACCTGGGCGGGGCTGGACAACTACCGCAACCTGTTGTCCTCGGACTTCTTCTGGAACGCCCTCAAGAACACCTTCACGATCGGTGTGCTCGCCACCGTCCCGCAGCTGATGGCGGCGCTGTGGCTGGCCCACCTGCTCAACTACCACCTGCGCGGCTCCACCGTCTGGCGGGTCGTGATGCTCACCCCGTACGCCACCTCGGTGGCGGCGGCGACGCTCGTCTTCACGCTGCTGTACTCGTGGGACGGCGGCATGGTCAACTGGTTCCTGGACTTCTTCGGGATCGACGCCATCAACTGGCGTGAATCCGACGTGGGTTCGCAGTTCGCGGTGTCGTCGATCGTGATCTGGCGGTGGACCGGCTACAACGCGCTGATCTATCTCGCCGCGATGCAGGCCATCCCGTCCGACCTGTACGAGTCGGCGGCCATCGACGGCGCCAACCGCTGGCAGCAGTTCCTGCACGTGACGGTTCCGCAGCTGCGCCCGACGATCCTGTTCACGGTGGTCGTCTCGACCATAGGCGCCACCCAACTCTTCGGTGAGCCGCTGCTGTTCGGCGGGGTCAGCGGATCGAAGGGCGGCTCCGAGCACCAGTACCAGACGCTCGGTCTCTACATGTACGACCAGGGCTGGATCATCGGCAACCTCGGCAAGGCGTCGGCCATCGCGTGGTCGATGTTCCTGATCCTGCTGATCGTCGCCGTGATCAACCTGCTGCTCACCCGACGGCTGAGGAAGTCCCAATGA
- a CDS encoding carbohydrate ABC transporter permease has protein sequence MTTSELTLPQTQGKKVRTRRVMGAGKQLHAGPVTYVVLTVFALVSLAPLVWTAIAASRTDRRLAETPPPLWFGGNLFKNLEAAWDQAGLGTAMLNSTIVAGTITISTVLFSTLAGFAFAKLRFRFSGFLLLLTIGTMMIPPQLAVVPLYLWMSDFGWSNQLQTVILPTLVTAFGTFFMRQYLVQALPSELIEAARVDGASSLRVVWHVVFPAARPAMAVLGLLTFVFAWNDFLWPIIALNQQNPTVQVALNSLGTGYVPDQAVIMAGALLGTLPLLIAFILFGKQIVGGIMQGAIKG, from the coding sequence ATGACCACCAGTGAACTGACGTTGCCTCAGACGCAGGGGAAGAAGGTCCGCACCCGCAGGGTGATGGGCGCGGGCAAGCAGCTGCACGCCGGCCCGGTGACCTATGTCGTGCTGACGGTCTTCGCGCTCGTCTCGCTGGCCCCGCTGGTGTGGACGGCGATCGCGGCATCCCGCACCGACCGGCGGCTCGCCGAGACCCCGCCGCCGCTGTGGTTCGGCGGGAACCTGTTCAAGAACCTGGAGGCGGCCTGGGACCAGGCCGGGCTCGGGACCGCGATGCTCAATAGCACGATCGTCGCGGGCACCATCACCATCAGCACGGTGCTGTTCTCCACCCTCGCCGGGTTCGCCTTCGCCAAGCTGCGCTTCAGGTTCTCCGGGTTCCTGCTGCTGCTGACCATCGGCACCATGATGATCCCGCCGCAACTGGCCGTCGTCCCGCTGTACTTGTGGATGAGCGACTTCGGCTGGTCGAACCAGCTCCAGACGGTGATCCTGCCGACCCTGGTGACGGCGTTCGGCACGTTCTTCATGCGCCAGTACCTGGTGCAGGCGCTGCCGAGCGAGCTGATCGAGGCGGCCAGGGTGGACGGCGCGAGCAGTCTGCGGGTGGTGTGGCACGTGGTCTTCCCGGCGGCGCGGCCGGCCATGGCCGTGCTCGGCCTGCTGACGTTCGTGTTCGCGTGGAACGACTTCCTGTGGCCGATCATCGCCCTGAACCAGCAGAACCCGACCGTGCAGGTCGCGCTCAACTCGCTGGGCACCGGCTATGTCCCGGACCAGGCCGTGATCATGGCGGGCGCGCTGCTGGGCACGCTGCCGCTGCTGATCGCCTTCATCCTGTTCGGCAAGCAGATCGTGGGCGGCATCATGCAGGGCGCGATCAAGGGCTGA
- a CDS encoding GH1 family beta-glucosidase, with protein sequence MSESATPATPVTFPSAFLWGSATSAYQIEGAVREGGRTPSIWDTFSHTPGKTLGGEHGDIAVDHYHRFRDDVALMADLGLTAYRFSVSWPRVQPTGRGPAVQVGLDFYRRLVDELLAHGIKPAVTLYHWDLPQELEDAGGWPERDTAFRFAEYAQIVGEALGDRVEQWITLNEPWCSAFLGYGSGVHAPGRTDPEASLRAAHHLNLAHGLGTTALRSVMPARNSIAISLNSAVVRPVSQSPADLAAAQRIDDLANGVFHGPILHGAYPQSLLAATAQVTDWSYVLDGDLGVIHQPLDALGLNYYTPALVSAADEQRTGARADGHGASEHSPWPGADDVEFHQTPGERTEMGWTIDPTGLRDLIMRYTREAPGLPLYITENGAAYDDKPDAEGRVHDPERIAYLHGHLAAVRGAIAEGADVRGYYLWSLMDNFEWAYGYGKRFGAVYVDYATQARTPKSSALWYREAARTGTLPEVPGH encoded by the coding sequence ATGTCTGAGTCCGCCACACCGGCGACCCCGGTGACCTTCCCCTCCGCCTTCCTCTGGGGCTCCGCGACCTCCGCCTACCAGATCGAGGGGGCGGTGCGGGAGGGCGGCCGTACGCCCTCCATCTGGGACACCTTCAGCCATACCCCCGGCAAGACGCTGGGCGGTGAACACGGTGACATCGCTGTCGACCACTACCACCGCTTCCGCGACGACGTGGCGCTGATGGCCGACCTCGGGCTGACCGCCTACCGGTTCTCGGTCTCCTGGCCCCGGGTGCAGCCCACCGGGCGGGGTCCCGCGGTCCAGGTGGGCCTGGACTTCTACCGCCGTCTGGTGGACGAGCTGCTCGCGCACGGCATCAAGCCCGCCGTCACCCTCTACCACTGGGACCTGCCGCAGGAGTTGGAGGACGCGGGCGGCTGGCCCGAGCGCGACACCGCGTTCCGGTTCGCCGAGTACGCGCAGATCGTCGGCGAGGCGCTGGGCGACCGGGTGGAGCAGTGGATCACCCTCAACGAGCCCTGGTGCTCGGCCTTCCTGGGCTACGGCTCCGGGGTGCACGCGCCGGGCCGCACCGACCCGGAGGCGTCGCTGCGGGCCGCCCACCACCTCAACCTGGCGCACGGCCTGGGCACCACCGCCCTGCGCTCGGTGATGCCGGCCCGCAACTCCATCGCGATCAGCCTCAACTCGGCGGTCGTCAGGCCGGTTTCGCAGAGCCCCGCGGACCTCGCGGCCGCCCAGCGGATCGACGACCTGGCCAACGGCGTCTTCCACGGCCCGATCCTGCACGGCGCCTACCCGCAGTCGCTGCTGGCCGCGACGGCGCAGGTCACCGACTGGTCGTACGTCCTCGACGGCGATCTCGGCGTGATCCACCAGCCGTTGGACGCGCTGGGCCTCAACTACTACACGCCGGCGCTGGTCTCCGCCGCCGACGAGCAGCGCACCGGCGCCCGCGCCGACGGCCACGGCGCGAGCGAGCACTCCCCGTGGCCGGGCGCGGACGACGTCGAGTTCCACCAGACGCCGGGCGAGCGCACCGAGATGGGCTGGACGATCGACCCGACAGGTCTGCGCGACCTGATCATGCGCTACACCCGGGAGGCGCCCGGACTGCCGCTGTACATCACGGAGAACGGCGCGGCCTACGACGACAAGCCCGACGCCGAGGGCCGGGTGCACGACCCGGAGCGGATCGCCTATCTGCACGGCCACCTCGCGGCGGTGCGCGGCGCCATCGCGGAGGGCGCGGACGTGCGCGGCTACTACCTGTGGTCGCTGATGGACAACTTCGAGTGGGCGTACGGGTACGGGAAGCGGTTCGGCGCGGTGTACGTCGACTACGCGACGCAGGCCCGCACCCCGAAGTCGAGCGCGCTCTGGTACCGCGAGGCGGCCCGCACCGGGACGCTGCCCGAGGTGCCGGGGCACTGA
- a CDS encoding glycoside hydrolase family 18 protein: protein MRTHRRKVSGRNKAIGGAVAAAVVGGGALLFTGTAQAAGVGAAYTRTSDWSTGYTGQYVVTNNTGATEKDWTLEFDLPAGSRLSSLWNAESSVSGGHVTVKAAKWDTEGLAPGKSVTVGFVVNGTADPTGCLVDDTRCSADTGPTPEPTGRPTDTPTPSPTATATDAPTGTPTTATPTTATPTKSTGTGTTASAGFAPYVDTSLYPAFDLLASADATGVKDYNLAFVTDGGGCTPKWGGVTDLGSDAVASQIGALRAKGGDVRVSFGGASGSELATTCSSADALAAAYGKAVDAYGLTKVDFDVEGGALPNTAANTRRAQAIAKLQALHPDLDVSYTLPVMPEGLTQDGVSLLANARTNGVRIDTVNIMAMDYGPAYNGDMGDYAVQAATATQAQVKSVLGLSDSAAWQAVAVTPMLGVNDVASEIFKVDDASQLVQFAKSKGLGWLSMWSATRDKQCAGGAKNSADATCSSITQDPYAFSKAFNAVN from the coding sequence ATGAGGACCCACCGCCGCAAGGTCAGTGGCAGGAACAAGGCGATCGGCGGTGCCGTCGCGGCGGCCGTGGTCGGTGGCGGCGCGCTCCTGTTCACCGGAACCGCGCAGGCGGCGGGCGTCGGCGCCGCGTACACGAGGACCAGCGACTGGTCGACGGGCTACACCGGCCAGTACGTCGTCACGAACAACACCGGCGCCACCGAGAAGGACTGGACGCTGGAGTTCGACCTGCCGGCCGGCTCCCGGCTCAGCTCGCTCTGGAACGCCGAGTCCAGCGTCAGCGGCGGCCACGTCACCGTGAAGGCCGCCAAGTGGGACACCGAGGGACTCGCGCCCGGCAAGTCCGTGACCGTCGGCTTCGTCGTCAACGGCACCGCCGACCCCACCGGCTGTCTCGTCGACGACACCCGCTGCTCCGCCGACACCGGCCCGACCCCCGAGCCGACCGGCCGCCCCACCGACACCCCGACCCCGTCCCCGACGGCCACCGCCACCGACGCGCCCACCGGCACCCCCACCACGGCCACCCCCACCACGGCCACCCCCACCAAGAGCACCGGCACCGGCACCACCGCGTCCGCGGGCTTCGCCCCCTACGTCGACACCTCGCTCTACCCGGCCTTCGACCTGCTCGCGAGCGCCGACGCGACCGGCGTCAAGGACTACAACCTCGCCTTCGTCACCGACGGCGGCGGCTGCACCCCCAAGTGGGGCGGGGTCACCGACCTCGGCAGCGACGCCGTGGCCTCCCAGATCGGCGCCCTGCGCGCCAAGGGCGGCGACGTCCGGGTCTCCTTCGGCGGCGCCTCCGGCTCCGAACTGGCCACCACCTGCTCCTCGGCGGACGCGCTGGCGGCGGCGTACGGCAAGGCCGTCGACGCCTACGGCCTCACCAAGGTCGACTTCGACGTGGAGGGCGGCGCGCTCCCGAACACCGCGGCCAACACCCGCCGCGCGCAGGCCATCGCCAAGCTCCAGGCCCTCCACCCCGACCTTGACGTCTCCTACACCCTCCCGGTGATGCCCGAGGGCCTCACCCAGGACGGCGTCAGCCTGCTGGCGAACGCCAGGACCAACGGCGTGCGGATCGACACCGTCAACATCATGGCGATGGACTACGGCCCCGCCTACAACGGCGACATGGGCGACTACGCCGTCCAGGCCGCCACCGCGACCCAGGCCCAGGTCAAGAGCGTCCTCGGGCTCTCCGACAGCGCGGCCTGGCAGGCGGTCGCGGTGACCCCGATGCTCGGCGTCAACGACGTCGCCTCCGAGATCTTCAAGGTCGACGACGCGAGCCAGTTGGTCCAGTTCGCCAAGTCCAAGGGCCTCGGCTGGCTGTCGATGTGGTCGGCGACCCGGGACAAGCAGTGCGCGGGCGGCGCGAAGAACTCCGCGGACGCGACGTGCAGCTCGATCACCCAGGACCCGTACGCGTTCTCGAAGGCGTTCAACGCCGTCAACTGA
- a CDS encoding sensor histidine kinase: MRWALVKVCLAVTAMVVVAFAVPLGLVVKEMARDRAFSNAEREAAAVAPALSITTERDELERVVASAGADAGMAVHLPAAGGGPAVDLGRRRAAEADIETVRRLGRASTSEVPGGSTLLQPVALSSGAIAVVEVYVPESEVSNGVGTAWAVLAGVGAALIVGSVAVADRLGVRMVQPAQRLVEGAHELGEGKLGARVPEEGPTELRLAAVAFNSMADQVVQLLANERELAADLSHRLRTPLTVLRLNAASLGEGPAADQTRAAVAQLEREVDTIIRTAREAKPRTAAAGPGAGCDAAEVVRERMSFWSALAEDEGRKWRVAGADRPVRIPVARADLAAGLDALLGNVFRHTAEGTAFAVDVHNGEDAVIVLVSDAGPGIADPRAAMARGRGSGSDGSTGLGLDIVRRLAEATGGDVRIGSSVLGGTEVRIWIQLDGREPERRGHRGSVRGRRKAAVR, translated from the coding sequence ATGAGATGGGCCCTGGTCAAGGTCTGCCTCGCGGTCACCGCGATGGTCGTGGTCGCCTTCGCGGTCCCGCTCGGCCTGGTCGTCAAGGAGATGGCCCGCGACCGCGCGTTCTCCAACGCGGAACGGGAAGCGGCCGCGGTCGCCCCCGCGCTCTCCATCACCACCGAACGCGACGAGTTGGAGCGGGTCGTCGCCTCCGCGGGCGCCGACGCCGGGATGGCCGTGCACCTGCCCGCGGCCGGCGGCGGGCCCGCCGTCGACCTCGGCCGCCGCCGGGCCGCCGAGGCGGACATCGAGACGGTGCGCAGGCTCGGCCGCGCCTCCACCAGCGAGGTCCCCGGCGGCTCCACCCTGCTCCAGCCGGTCGCGCTCAGCTCGGGCGCCATCGCCGTCGTCGAGGTGTACGTCCCCGAGTCCGAGGTCAGCAACGGCGTCGGGACGGCGTGGGCGGTGCTGGCGGGCGTCGGGGCCGCCCTGATCGTCGGCTCGGTCGCGGTCGCCGACCGGCTCGGCGTGCGGATGGTGCAGCCCGCCCAGCGCCTGGTCGAGGGCGCCCACGAACTCGGCGAGGGCAAGCTCGGCGCCCGGGTCCCCGAGGAGGGCCCCACTGAACTGCGGCTCGCGGCGGTCGCGTTCAACTCGATGGCCGACCAGGTCGTGCAACTCCTGGCGAACGAGCGGGAGTTGGCGGCGGATCTGTCGCACCGGCTGCGCACCCCGCTGACCGTGCTGCGGCTCAACGCGGCCTCGCTCGGCGAGGGCCCGGCCGCCGACCAGACCCGGGCCGCCGTCGCGCAGTTGGAGCGCGAGGTCGACACGATCATCCGCACCGCAAGGGAGGCCAAGCCGCGGACGGCGGCGGCCGGTCCCGGCGCCGGGTGCGACGCGGCGGAGGTGGTGCGCGAGCGGATGTCGTTCTGGTCGGCGCTCGCCGAGGACGAGGGCCGCAAGTGGCGGGTGGCAGGCGCCGACCGGCCGGTGCGGATACCGGTGGCCCGCGCCGACCTCGCGGCCGGGCTCGACGCCCTGCTCGGCAACGTCTTCCGGCACACCGCCGAGGGCACCGCCTTCGCGGTCGACGTGCACAACGGCGAGGACGCGGTGATCGTGCTCGTCTCGGACGCGGGCCCCGGCATCGCCGACCCGCGGGCGGCGATGGCCCGCGGCCGGGGCTCGGGCAGCGACGGCTCCACCGGACTCGGCCTCGACATCGTGCGCAGGCTCGCCGAGGCGACCGGCGGCGACGTCAGGATCGGCTCGTCGGTGCTCGGCGGCACCGAGGTGCGGATCTGGATCCAGCTCGACGGCCGCGAGCCGGAACGCCGCGGACACCGCGGATCGGTGCGCGGACGCCGGAAGGCAGCGGTGCGCTGA
- a CDS encoding response regulator transcription factor: MASVLVVEDDQFVRSALIRHLTDAAHTVRSVGTALEALREVAHFRFDVVVLDLGLPDLDGSEALKMLRGITDVPVIIATARDDESEIVRLLNAGADDYLTKPFSVEHLSARMAAVLRRSRAAGPEAAPSTVLSVGGLTVDPLRRQAELDGVRLDLTRREFDLLAFLAARPGVVVPRKELLAEVWQQSYGDDQTIDVHLSWLRRKLGETAARPRYLHTLRGVGVKLEPPAGAGQSR; this comes from the coding sequence ATGGCAAGTGTGCTCGTCGTCGAGGACGACCAGTTCGTACGGTCGGCGCTGATCCGGCACCTGACCGACGCCGCGCACACCGTGCGCAGCGTCGGCACGGCACTGGAGGCGCTGCGCGAAGTCGCCCATTTCCGGTTCGACGTGGTCGTGCTCGACCTCGGACTGCCCGATCTGGACGGATCGGAGGCGTTGAAGATGCTCCGCGGCATCACCGACGTCCCGGTGATCATCGCCACCGCGCGGGACGACGAGTCGGAGATCGTTCGCCTCTTGAACGCGGGCGCCGACGACTACCTCACCAAACCCTTCTCCGTGGAGCACCTCTCCGCCCGGATGGCGGCCGTGCTGCGCCGCTCCCGCGCGGCCGGCCCGGAGGCCGCCCCCTCCACCGTGCTGAGCGTCGGCGGCCTCACCGTCGACCCGCTGCGCCGGCAGGCCGAGCTGGACGGCGTCCGGCTCGATCTCACCCGCCGCGAGTTCGACCTGCTCGCCTTCCTCGCCGCCCGCCCCGGCGTCGTCGTCCCGCGCAAGGAGCTGCTCGCCGAGGTCTGGCAGCAGTCGTACGGCGACGACCAGACCATCGACGTCCATCTGTCGTGGCTGCGGCGGAAGTTGGGCGAGACGGCGGCCCGCCCGCGCTATCTGCACACGCTGCGCGGGGTCGGCGTGAAGCTGGAGCCACCGGCGGGAGCGGGGCAGTCGCGATGA
- a CDS encoding AAA domain-containing protein gives MTAVFDPGAEAARATGAILRDTLHGTHRGVVVDSPPGAGKSTLVVRAALELADAGRPLMVVAQTNAQVDDLVLRLAEKNPELPVGRLHSSDADAYDKALDDLPGVRTSAKAADLAGLAVVISTAAKWAHVKVDEPWRHAIVDEAYQMRSDSLLAVAGLFERALFVGDPGQLDPFAIVGSEQWAGLSYDPSASAVSTLLAHNPELPQHRLPVSWRLPASAAPLVSAAFYPYTPFRSGTGHDDRRLAFAVPSDGSGPDEVIDEAARAGWGLLELPARHTPRTDPEAVRAVAAVVRRLLDRGGAATSERADDPTPLTADRIAVGTAHRDQASAVRAALADLGVTDVTVDTANRLQGREFDVTVVLHPLSGRPDATAFHLETGRLCVLASRHRHACVVVCRAGVSDLLDDYPSTEPVQLGTLVKFPDGWEANHAVLARLSEHRVVWRG, from the coding sequence GTGACCGCCGTTTTCGACCCGGGAGCCGAGGCGGCGCGCGCCACCGGGGCGATCCTGCGCGACACCCTGCACGGCACCCACCGAGGGGTGGTCGTGGACTCACCGCCCGGCGCGGGCAAGTCCACCCTCGTGGTGCGGGCCGCGCTCGAACTTGCCGACGCGGGGCGCCCGTTGATGGTGGTGGCGCAGACCAACGCGCAGGTCGACGACCTCGTCCTGCGGCTCGCCGAGAAGAACCCCGAGCTGCCCGTCGGCCGACTGCACAGCAGCGACGCCGACGCCTACGACAAGGCGCTCGACGACCTGCCGGGCGTCCGCACCTCGGCGAAGGCGGCCGACCTCGCCGGGCTCGCCGTGGTGATCTCCACGGCCGCCAAGTGGGCGCACGTCAAGGTCGACGAGCCCTGGCGGCACGCGATCGTCGACGAGGCGTACCAGATGCGCTCGGACTCCCTGCTCGCCGTCGCCGGACTGTTCGAACGGGCGCTGTTCGTGGGCGACCCGGGCCAGTTGGACCCGTTCGCGATCGTCGGCAGCGAGCAGTGGGCGGGCCTGTCGTACGACCCGTCGGCGTCCGCCGTCAGCACCCTGCTGGCCCACAACCCGGAGCTGCCCCAGCACCGGCTGCCGGTCTCCTGGCGGCTGCCCGCCTCGGCGGCGCCCCTGGTGTCGGCCGCGTTCTACCCGTACACGCCGTTCCGCAGCGGCACCGGCCACGACGACCGCAGGCTCGCCTTCGCGGTCCCGTCCGACGGATCGGGGCCCGACGAGGTCATCGACGAGGCGGCGAGGGCCGGTTGGGGCCTGCTGGAACTGCCCGCGCGGCACACCCCGCGCACCGACCCGGAGGCGGTGCGGGCGGTCGCGGCGGTGGTGCGCCGGCTCCTCGACCGGGGCGGCGCGGCCACGTCGGAGCGCGCCGACGACCCGACGCCGCTCACCGCCGACCGGATCGCCGTCGGCACCGCCCACCGCGACCAGGCGTCGGCGGTCCGGGCCGCCCTGGCCGACCTCGGCGTCACTGACGTCACGGTCGACACGGCGAACCGCCTCCAGGGCAGGGAGTTCGACGTCACGGTGGTCCTCCACCCGCTCTCCGGCCGCCCCGACGCCACCGCGTTCCACCTGGAGACGGGCCGCCTCTGCGTCCTGGCCTCCCGCCACCGCCACGCGTGCGTGGTGGTCTGCCGGGCCGGCGTGAGCGACCTCCTGGACGACTACCCGTCCACGGAACCCGTCCAGTTGGGAACCCTGGTGAAGTTCCCGGACGGCTGGGAGGCCAACCACGCGGTCCTGGCACGGCTGAGCGAACACCGGGTGGTGTGGCGGGGCTGA
- a CDS encoding phosphatase PAP2 family protein translates to MPSTEIPGTEAPRTRLRWWTELPLILLVYACYSAGRLLARGNVETAVDHGLAILRVEKALHLNAEHPLNRLFTREAWLGVPADFWYASLHYLVTPAVLIWLFRSRAVRYRAARTWLMTSTFIGLIGFTLLPTCPPRLLAAGHGFVDTMAQYSSYGWWGGEASAPRGLGGMTNQYAAMPSLHVGWALWCGIVLWRFGGNRATKALALAYPLLTTVVVMGTANHYFLDAVAGAAVMGVGLLLTPFVTRCADRLRARTAVTLGAARGTRASIVSGGCQTSTGERIPRQRESHIAGGAGGGEPDASPADAGEGAPAAAR, encoded by the coding sequence ATGCCGTCGACCGAGATACCGGGCACCGAGGCGCCGCGGACCCGACTGCGCTGGTGGACCGAGCTGCCGCTGATCCTGCTGGTCTACGCCTGCTACTCGGCGGGCCGGCTCCTCGCCCGCGGCAACGTGGAGACCGCCGTCGACCACGGCCTGGCGATCCTGCGCGTCGAGAAGGCCCTGCACCTCAACGCCGAACACCCGCTCAACCGCCTCTTCACCCGTGAGGCGTGGCTCGGCGTCCCGGCCGACTTCTGGTACGCGTCCCTGCACTACCTGGTCACGCCCGCCGTCCTGATCTGGCTCTTCCGCTCCCGCGCGGTGCGCTACCGGGCCGCCCGCACCTGGCTGATGACGTCCACCTTCATCGGTCTGATCGGCTTCACCCTGCTGCCCACCTGCCCGCCCCGGCTGCTCGCCGCCGGCCACGGCTTCGTCGACACCATGGCCCAGTACAGCTCCTACGGCTGGTGGGGCGGCGAGGCCAGCGCGCCGCGCGGCCTCGGCGGCATGACCAACCAGTACGCGGCGATGCCGAGCCTGCACGTCGGCTGGGCGCTGTGGTGCGGGATCGTGCTCTGGCGCTTCGGCGGCAACCGCGCCACGAAGGCCCTCGCCCTCGCCTACCCGCTGCTCACCACCGTCGTGGTCATGGGCACCGCCAACCACTACTTCCTCGACGCCGTCGCGGGCGCCGCCGTGATGGGCGTCGGACTGCTCCTCACCCCGTTCGTGACGCGCTGCGCCGACCGGCTCCGGGCCCGGACAGCCGTGACGCTCGGGGCAGCGAGGGGCACACGTGCCTCGATTGTCAGTGGTGGATGCCAGACTTCGACGGGTGAGCGAATTCCACGGCAGCGCGAGTCACACATCGCAGGAGGAGCAGGGGGAGGCGAACCGGACGCCTCACCCGCGGACGCGGGCGAAGGGGCTCCGGCAGCGGCTCGCTGA